A single region of the Polyodon spathula isolate WHYD16114869_AA chromosome 5, ASM1765450v1, whole genome shotgun sequence genome encodes:
- the LOC121315467 gene encoding heparan sulfate glucosamine 3-O-sulfotransferase 5, with protein sequence MLFKQQALLRQKLFVLGSLAIGSLLYLVARVGSLDRLQPIFPIDDRSGSHISEQIPLRTLQFQRGLLHELRKGNALIEQIRLHNLVQQLPQAIIIGVRKGGTRALLEMLNLHPAVVKASQEVHFFDNDPNYAKGIEWYRGKMPFSHPHQITIEKSPAYFITEEVPERIFKMNSSIKLLLIVREPTTRAVSDYTQVLEGKERKNKTYYKFEKLAIDSNTCEVNTKYKAVRTSIYTKHLEKWLKYFPIEQFHIVDGDRLITDPLPELQLVEQFLNLPPRISQYNLYFNATRGFYCLRFNIVFNKCLAGSKGRIHPEVDPSVVTKLRKFFHPFNQKFYQIIGRTFNWP encoded by the exons ATGCTATTCAAACAGCAGGCGTTGCTGAGACAGAAACTCTTTGTGCTAGGCAGCCTTGCTATTGGAAGTCTCCTGTATCTAGTTGCCAGAGTTGGGAGCTTGGATAG GCTCCAGCCTATTTTCCCCATAGATGATCGTTCAGGCTCCCACATCTCTGAGCAAATCCCCCTGCGCACCCTACAGTTCCAGCGTGGCCTGCTACACGAGCTTAGGAAAGGCAATGCACTGATAGAACAGATTCGACTTCACAACCTGGTTCAGCAGCTCCCACAGGCGATCATCATCGGAGTGCGGAAAGGGGGCACCAGAGCCCTGCTGGAGATGCTGAACCTGCATCCAGCAGTGGTCAAAGCCTCCCAGGAGGTCCACTTCTTTGATAACGACCCCAACTATGCCAAGGGCATCGAATGGTACAGAGGGAAGATGCCCTTTTCTCACCCGCATCAGATCACCATAGAGAAAAGCCCTGCCTACTTCATCACTGAGGAAGTTCCAGAACGAATCTTTAAAATGAACTCGTCCATCAAACTGCTTCTTATCGTGCGGGAGCCCACGACCAGAGCCGTTTCTGATTACACtcaagtgctggagggcaaggaaagGAAGAATAAGACCTACTACAAATTTGAGAAGTTAGCCATCGACTCCAACACCTGTGAGGTTAACACAAAGTACAAGGCAGTGCGCACCAgcatttacacaaaacatttaGAGAAGTGGCTCAAATACTTCCCCATCGAACAGTTTCATATCGTGGACGGAGACCGGCTCATAACGGATCCCTTGCCAGAGCTTCAGCTTGTGGAACAATTCTTAAATCTCCCGCCAAGAATTAGTCAGTATAACTTGTACTTCAATGCCACCAGAGGGTTTTACTGCTTGCGAtttaacattgtctttaacaAGTGCCTGGCAGGTAGCAAAGGGCGAATACACCCAGAGGTGGATCCCTCTGTTGTTACCAAACTGCGCAAGTTTTTTCACCCTTTTAATCAGAAGTTTTACCAGATCATTGGAAGAACATTTAActggccatga
- the LOC121315468 gene encoding histone deacetylase 2-like — protein MAYTHQGGSKKKVCYYYDGDIGNYYYGQGHPMKPHRIRMTHNLLLNYGLYRKMEIYRPHKATVEEMTKYHSDDYVKFLRSIRSENMSEYSKQMQRFNVGEDCPVFDGLFEFCQLSTGGSAAGAVKLNRQQTDIAVNWAGGLHHAKKSEASGFCYVNDIVLAILELLKYHQRVLYIDIDIHHGDGVEEAFYTTDRVMTVSFHKYGEYFPGTGDLRDIGAGKGKYYAVNYPLRDGIDDESYERIFKPVLSKVMEMFQPSALVLQCGADSLSGDRLGCFNLTIKGHAKCVEYMKTFNLPLLMLGGGGYTIRNVARCWTYETAVALDSEIPNELPYNDYFEYFGPDFKLHISPSNMTNQNTQEYLDKIKQRLFENLRMLPHAPGVQMQAIPEDAIADDSGEEDEEDPDKRISIRASDKRIACDEEFSDSEDEGEGGRRNVTNHKKSAKRARVDEDKKETEEKKAEVSEEDKSRNSVSEKTDDKSVKTEQPSNA, from the exons ATGGCATACACGCATCAGGGAGGCAGTAAGAAGAAAGTCTGCTATTACTACGACg gTGACATTGGAAACTACTACTATGGACAGGGTCACCCTATGAAACCTCACAGAATACGCATGACTCACAACCTCCTGTTAAACTATGGCCTTTACAGAAAAATGGAGATATAC aGACCTCACAAAGCTACAGTGGAAGAAATGACAAAGTACCACAGTGATGATTATGTCAAATTCCTCAGATCCATAAGATCAGAAAATATGtctgaatacagcaaacaaaTGCAAAGAT TTAATGTTGGTGAAGACTGCCCTGTGTTCGACGGATTGTTTGAGTTTTGCCAGTTGTCCACAGGTGGCTCTGCTG CTGGAGCAGTGAAATTGAACAGGCAGCAGACTGATATTGCAGTCAACTGGGCTGGAGGACTTCACCATGCTAAGAAGTCTGAGGCTTCAGGTTTTTGCTATGTGAACGATATTGTCCTTGCCATCCTCGAGCTACTCAA ATATCATCAGAGAGTGTTGTACATCGATATCGACATTCATCACGGGGATGGTGTTGAAGAAGCATTCTATACAACAGACCGTGTCATGACAGTTTCGTTCCATAAATATGGCGAATACTTCCCCGGTACTGGTGACCTGCGG GATATTGGTGCAGGGAAGGGCAAATACTATGCTGTCAACTATCCACTGAGGGACGGCATAGATGACGAATCATACGAACGGATTTTTAAACCT GTATTGTCAAAAGTTATGGAAATGTTTCAACCCAGTGCtctggtgctgcagtgtggagCAGATTCGCTGTCTGGAGATAGGCTTGGATGCTTCAATCTCACAATCAAAG GTCATGCTAAATGTGTTGAGTATATGAAGACTTTCAACCTGCCTCTGCTGATGTTGGGAGGAGGGGGCTACACTATTCGTAATGTTGCTCGGTGTTGGACATACGAGACTGCTGTAGCACTAGATTCAGAAATTCCTAATG AGCTTCCCTACAATGATTATTTTGAATACTTCGGACCAGATTTTAAATTGCACATCAGTCCTTCCAACATGACAAACCAGAACACCCAAGAGTATTTGGACAAGATCAA GCAGCGCTTGTTTGAGAACCTGCGTATGCTGCCCCATGCCCCAGGAGTTCAGATGCAGGCTATTCCAGAGGACGCCATTGCAGATGACAGTGGAGAAGAGGATGAGGAAGACCCAGATAAACGCATTTCAA taagAGCATCTGATAAAAGGATAGCCTGTGATGAAGAGTTTTCTGACTCTGAAGATGAAGGAGAAGGTGGAAGGAGAAATGTTACAAATCACAAGAAAAGTGCAAAAAGGGCTCGAGTAGACGAAGACAAGAAGGAAACGGAGGAAAAGAAAGCCG AAGTGAGTGAGGAAGACAAATCTAGAAATAGTgtctcagaaaagacagatgacaaAAG CGTTAAGACAGAGCAGCCAAGTAATGCTTGA